A window from Betta splendens chromosome 1, fBetSpl5.4, whole genome shotgun sequence encodes these proteins:
- the ifngr1 gene encoding interferon gamma receptor 1 yields the protein MVPDAAAAAALLLLCAASAITVPPPTDVTVSCQNVNTTVSWKHAEETETRFQVTLKGADPRTLVIETLARELDLTRFLWDSMDSCMDNYYVEVTALWDGTQSAAVRSISFSFNSLKPPRLMCLLDFPPVELTVGESGAMVSFQNPLRFYEELKRVTRQDVGASFTYSVATQRKQFNASCSKDELVCRRDVVFSEGEERFVTLSGRFCKRDCLGEVVFRTTEPIFQNDLTSSGFDRDALILTVSLASMLGVFLLVVAAVTVAICKVRGWTMDKTDPQTPRVLVFADEGKPMVLPHFPHGGTVEPVRALIPDCPTETEESKDDDLGPCSKASISSEEGYQDGGLSEDSNQGSGSGPSGTSASEWTECVSVSSEEDKCAGGYDRQHRLLDVGDGDMVMSYGNR from the exons ATGGTGCcggacgcggccgcggccgcggctctgctgctgctctgcgctgCTTCAGCCATTACCG TTCCACCTCCAACAGACGTGACCGTGAGCTGCCAGAACGTGAACACCACAGTGAGCTGGAAGCACGCGGAGGAGACTGAGACCCGGTTCCAGGTCACCCTGAAGGGCGCTGATCCCAG AACTCTTGTGATAGAAACCCTGGCTCGTGAGCTGGACCTGACCCGCTTCCTGTGGGACTCCATGGACAGCTGCATGGACAACTATTACGTGGAAGTGACGGCCTTGTGGGACGGGACCCAGTCTGCAGCCGTCAGGTCCATCTCATTCAGCTTCAACAGTCTGAAGCCGCCTCGCCTCATGT GTCTGCTGGACTTCCCTCCTGTGGAACTGACTGTGGGGGAGTCGGGGGCCATGGTGAGTTTCCAGAACCCGCTGAGGTTCTATGAAGAGCTGAAGCGGGTCACCAGGCAGGACGTCGGCGCCTCCTTCACATACAGCGTCGCTACTCAGAGG AAACAGTTTAACGCCTCCTGCTCGAAGGACGAGCTCGTCTGCAGACGCGACGTCGTGTTCTCTGAGGGCGAGGAGCGCTTCGTCACGCTGAGTGGACGGTTCTGCAAACGGGACTGTCTGGGTGAAGTGGTCTTCAGAACAACGGAGCCCATCTTCCAGAACGACTTGACCAGTTCTGGGTTCGACCGAG ACGCCCTCATCCTCACCGTCAGCTTGGCCTCGATGCTGGGCGTCTTCCTCTTGGTGGTTGCCGCGGTAACGGTAGCCATCTGCAAGGTGAGAGGCTGGACCATGGACAAGACGGACCCACAGACGCCCCGAGTTCTG GTTTTTGCAGACGAGGGGAAGCCCATGGTTCTCCCCCACTTCCCTCACGGCGGTACCGTGGAACCCGTGCGCGCTCTGATCCCGGACTGTCCCACGGAGACGGAGGAGTCGAAGGACGACGACCTGGGTCCGTGCTCCAAAGCGTCGATCTCCTCGGAGGAGGGCTACCAGGACGGGGGCCTGTCGGAGGACAGCAACCAGGGCTCGGGCTCCGGGCCGAGCGGCACCAGCGCCTCCGAGTGGACCGAGTGCGTCTCCGTGAGTTCTGAGGAGGACAAATGCGCCGGAGGCTACGACCGGCAGCACCGGCTGCTGGACGTGGGGGACGGAGACATGGTGATGTCATACGGCAACCGGTAG
- the ltv1 gene encoding protein LTV1 homolog: MPHRKKKSFIDKRTAVTFHLVHRSQRDPLAADEKAPQHVLLAASKVEAEKRREEQRRFGVFFDDDYDYLQHLKEADGSSELVEAGPSHTEGQAVHVLHEEDSVLAATSINLPSSVFASEFEEDVGLLNKAAPISGPRLDMDPDIVAALDEDFNYDDPNNILEDDFIIKANSASGPVDPEGDSNEDDDDEWEDTDEEVDFGSEGGVSGDEDGRGLGPEFLFTDEETKSRFTEYSMTSSVMRRNEQLTLLDDRFEKFYEQFDDDEIGALDNAELEGFIEPDSARLEEVVRDYFKQKEKEYQRPEDLGPKELPAVNEEDEEEEEEQMEIVVMEAPEEKWDCETIISTYSNIYNRPKIIKDPPKLKPIRVSSKTGIPLDVLPAIGLTTKQAERMARINDSDLPRVSTQPRNKDERPEERKARKQAIKDERKERRAEKKANKVAFKEERVRQEKQLLNLRTNVQGLKL; encoded by the exons ATG CCTCATCGAAAGAAGAAGTCGTTTATTGACAAGAGGACGGCGGTGACCTTTCACCTCGTCCACAGGAGTCAGAGAGACCCGCTGGCTGCGGATGAGAAGGCCCCTCAGCACGTCCTCCTGGCCGCCTCCAAG GTTGAAGCGGAGAAGAGGCGCGAGGAGCAGCGGAGGTTCGGCGTCTTCTTTGACGACGACTATGACTACCTGCAGCACCTGAAGGAGGCGGACGGCTCCTCAGAGCTGGTGGAGGCCGGACCGTCCCACACGGAGGGACAGGCGGTGCACGTCCTCCATGAGGAGGACAGCGTTCTAGCT GCTACTTCCATCAATCTGCCCTCCTCAGTGTTCGCCTCAGAGTTTGAGGAGGACGTGGGTCTTCTGAACAAAGCTGCTCCGATCTCAG gaCCCCGGCTGGACATGGACCCTGACATTGTCGCTGCTCTTGATGAAGACTTCAACTACGATGACCCAAACAACATCCTGGAAGACGACTTCATCATCAAAGCAAACAGTGCCAGCGGCCCAGTCGACCCAGA AGGCGATTCTAATGAAGATGACGATGACGAGTGGGAGGACACAGACGAGGAAGTCGACTTCGGGTCCGAGGGGGGGGTTTCCGGTGACGAGGATGGACGCGGCCTTGGGCCAGAGTTTCTGTTCACGGACGAGGAGACGAAGAGTCGATTCACAGAGTACTCGATGACGTCGTCTGTGATGAGGAGGAACGAGCAGCTCACTCTGCTCGACGATCGCTTTGAAAAG TTTTACGAACAGTTCGATGACGATGAGATCGGAGCTCTGGACAACGCTGAGCTGGAGGGATTCATCGAACCGGACAGCGCTCGGCTGGAAGAAGTCGTCAGAGACTACTTcaaacagaaggagaagga GTATCAGAGGCCTGAGGATCTGGGCCCCAAGGAGCTTCCTGCTGtgaatgaggaagatgaggaggaggaggaagagcagatgGAAATAGTTGTCATGGAGGCTCCAGAGGAGAAGTGGGACTGTGAAACCATCATCA GCACCTACTCCAACATTTACAACAGACCCAAAATCATCAAAGATCCACCAAag CTGAAGCCGATTCGTGTGTCGAGCAAGACGGGAATCCCTTTGGACGTGCTCCCGGCCATAGGCCTGACCACCAAGCAGGCGGAGCGCATGGCGAGGATCAACGACTCGGACCTGCCGCGCGTCTCCACCCAGCCCCGAAACAAGGACGAGCGCCCCGAGGAGAGGAAGGCCAGGAAGCAGGCCATCAAGGACGAGCGCAAG GAGCGCAGAGCGGAGAAGAAGGCCAACAAGGTGGCGTTCAAAGAAGAGCGAGTGCgacaggagaagcagctgctgaacctcAGGACAAACGTTCAGGGCCTCAAGCTTTAG